In one Aythya fuligula isolate bAytFul2 chromosome 12, bAytFul2.pri, whole genome shotgun sequence genomic region, the following are encoded:
- the LOC116493803 gene encoding protein phosphatase 1 regulatory subunit 3E-like translates to MDKAGSLHSAVPAPPPRLYLPRNFSCSACLYGSLAEQCKGGCSPDGDPPPPPPPPPAVREAAGEKPPAAPRGREPSVPAVPPSPTQRRRAKSLPTPGDRSLRPALQQSPARRKTVRFADSLGLELTSVRHFCQADLPRVPPPPPPSRPADLLKTRKPPALGELEPVLFGPPPPLLEPLFPPQPGASPGFAERVRQHKVRLEWVRAEPAGLRGAVRVLNLAYEKAVSVRYTLNRWASCAEVPAAYQPHGPPDGGTDRFAFHLPLGAAVAADATLEFAVRYRVAGAEYWDNNGGSNYRLRGRPPSPAALCPPQDPDSTAWIHFI, encoded by the exons ATGGATAAAGCCGGCTCCCTGCACAGCGCCgtgcccgccccgccgccccggctCTACCTGCCGCGCAACTTCAGCTGCAGCGCCTGCCTCTATGGCAGCCTGGCCGAGCAGTGCAAGGGCGGCTGCAGCCCCGACGGCGacccgcccccccc tcctccaccGCCGCCCGCGGTGCGGGAAGCGGCGGGCGAGAAGCCCCCGGCGgcgccccggggccgggagccGTCGGTGCCCGCCGTGCCGCCCAGCCCCACGCAGCGCCGCCGGGCCAAGTCGCTGCCCACGCCCGGCGACCGCAGCCTGCGGCCGGCGCTGCAGCAGAGCCCGGCCCGCCGCAAGACGGTTCGCTTCGCCGACTCGCTCGGCCTGGAGCTCACCTCCGTGCGCCACTTCTGCCAGGCCGACCTGCCGCgggtgccgccgccgccgcccccctctCGCCCCGCCGACCTGCTCAAGACCAGGAAGCCCCCGGCGCTGGGCGAGCTGGAGCCGGTGCTCTtcgggccgccgccgccgctgctggaGCCGCTCTTCCCTCCGCAGCCCGGCGCCAGCCCCGGCTTCGCCGAGCGGGTCCGGCAGCACAAGGTGAGGCTGGAGTGGGTGCGGGCGGAGCCGGCGGGGCTGCGCGGCGCCGTGCGCGTCCTCAACCTGGCCTACGAGAAGGCCGTGTCGGTGCGCTACACGCTCAACCGCTGGGCCAGCTGCGCCGAGGTGCCCGCCGCCTACCAGCCCCACGGGCCCCCCGACGGCGGCACCGACCGCTTCGCCTTCCACCTGCCCCTCGGCGCCGCCGTGGCCGCCGACGCCACGCTGGAGTTCGCCGTCCGCTACCGCGTGGCCGGCGCCGAGTACTGGGACAACAACGGCGGCAGCAACTACCGCCTGCGGGGCCGCCCGCCCTCCCCGGCCGCCCTCTGCCCGCCGCAGGACCCCGACAGCACCGCCTGGATCCACTTCATCTGA